In Oryza brachyantha chromosome 2, ObraRS2, whole genome shotgun sequence, a single window of DNA contains:
- the LOC102708404 gene encoding auxin-induced protein 15A-like has product MGEQQGGGSNKIRDIVRLRQLLKKWKRLALAPKNAGGAVPPRGFFAVCVGEEMRRFVIPTGCLGHWAFGQLLSRAEEEFGFQHEGALRIPCDVEVFQGILRLAGTGTGRKEVKALCHCSSEHQILLCR; this is encoded by the coding sequence ATGGGAGAGCAGCAAGGAGGCGGCAGCAACAAGATCAGGGACATCGTGAGGCTGCGCCAGCTTCTCAAGAAGTGGAAGAGGCTCGCGCTGGCGCCCAAgaacgccggcggcgcggtgccGCCGAGAGGGTTCTTCGCGGTGTGCGTCGGGGAGGAGATGAGGAGGTTCGTCATCCCCACGGGGTGCCTGGGCCACTGGGCGTTCGGGCAGCTGCTCAGcagggcggaggaggagttcgggTTCCAGCACGAGGGGGCCCTCAGGATTCCGTGCGACGTGGAGGTGTTCCAGGGCATCCTGAGGCTGGCTGGCACTGGCACTGGCAGGAAGGAGGTGAAGGCACTGTGCCACTGTTCTTCAGAGCATCAGATCCTCCTGTGCAGATGA